From the Antennarius striatus isolate MH-2024 chromosome 15, ASM4005453v1, whole genome shotgun sequence genome, the window ATTAAACTCCTTCTCTCGAGGGGGATCCTGTAAGGCTGCTATTTAAGAAACTTGAATGAGTGAAAAGCATGTAAAGAACCCATTTAACTTAAGACAACAGAGACGTGGTGGCTTAGCATGTGCAAACATATCATACCTCACACGACACACAGGACCACAAATGTGGCATGTTTAAACATCTGGCAATCTTAAAGGGTTTATTAATGCCAGAatgctgttttcctctgtgGTACTATTATGTtacaacattaaaattaatcaaaGTGATAATGGATATGAAAAATTATTACCAGTCAAATTATAACTAATCTCTCTGTATGATAGGAGAGGATGGTTATAATTTGGAGACCATAGGTGAGTTAATTCTTTGCTAACATATTTCTGATCTTCACTCATCAGCTCTGCTTTTGCAAACTTTGTGTTATTGAGGAAAAAGCACCGTAACAATAATATAGAGACATTTAtccattaaaatgaaaagaatttatttctgtttaaaatgCTGTTGTGAGGAAAAAATATTGATGAATAtattcaaatgaataaattatgtcAGAAAAATTGTTACATTTGTAGTAATGCAGTGCTTACTTTATCTGAATGCATTTTTGTATGATATCTTGCTGGATGTCtgtatcaataaaagaaaaaaaacgtgtTATTTCCCTTATAGATTTGGGAACGTCAAGAAAATGTGGTAATATTGATCAACTGGTGCAATGTCAATCTTGAAGAAAGTTATTGActcaaattctttaaaaatcagaaatatcaAATTCACTACAAGAAACTGGAATGCTTATTGTTGAACTAGCTTCATttcattccatccatctataCATCTTCAACCGCCAGATTTCGGAGGTAACAATCTCAGCAGTGTTGTCCatacctccctctccacagacACCTCTTATAGCTCTTCCGGGAGAATtccgaggtgttcccaggccagcccagagacatagtctctccagcatgtcctaggtcttcccgaggtctcctcccagtgggacatgcctggaacacctccccagggaggcgtccaggaggcatccaaaACCagtgcctgagccacctcagctggctccgctcaatatgtaggagcagcggctctactccaagctcctccctgatgactgagctcctcaccctatctcaaAGGTTGCGCCCaaccactctatggaggaaactcatttcaaccaTTTGTATTctggatcttgtccttttggtcatgactcAAAGCTCATGActataggtgagagtaggaacgtagactAACCGGTAAATTGAGAACTTCGTCTTTCGACTCAGCAACTTTCTCACCAGGACAGACCTACACAACGACTGTATCACTGCAGAAGCAGCACCGATCCGTgtgtcaatctcatgttccatccttctctcactcgtgaacaagaccccaagatacttgaactcctccactcggggcaaagactctccaccaacctggagagggcagacCACCTTTTTCCAGTCAAGAACCATGACCTCGGATCTGGAGGTGCTAACcctcatcccactcgcatcACATTCAGCTGCAAACTGCCCCATGATTAACAATGAGGAAGAGGCAATATCAGCCACACCCAGTTACCTCCAGTGGGCAAAGCAGGTCTAAGAAGACTGATCAGCAGTGGAAAAGGGAACGGTACAGCAGCTAGCGAACAGATAAACAAAAGTTGTGCCAAGTGTGGGTGGATTAGAAGTCCACAAGTCCTGACTGGAGGCACCATTGAAAGTGTGTGAGAACAATGGACCCAGACAACAGCATGGAACTTTTTCAGACTGACAAGCAGCAACAAATGCTGGTTGTTAGACAAGGAGCAGTAATATCATGAAGAAGGAGTGGAGCATGTGAGGTCTTTCTCCAGCAGAGTGCAGTAATGGCATGTGTTAGACATTTTCCTGTGTGCTGTACACGTACTATGTAGTAGTTAATCCCATAATACCTCTGATCTTTCTGACTTGCTATTCTCTAGCTGACTTTGAATGCTGGTGTTCCTGTTCGTGAAGAGATGTCAGTCAAACCAACGGCTATGAGTCAAAGGAACAAAATGCAGTGAAGTCACCAGTATttcaatttctattttttgagTTCAActgattaaatgaaaaagagTCTTTTCAGAGaattaaattattactttgCTTACTCAGATGTGCTTCAGGGCTTTACAGTGTAGATCATAAAGTGGCCTGTTTTTAatacatcatcatcactctcgTTTAGATTGAGTGATTTGGGTGGAGATTGTTACAAATGAGAATAAAGCAAATTAGCCACAGAGAAATGCACGGATCTTGACAGGTGTTAGCACGAGTATCATTAACTAAAGGTGATCTGAGGACAGACTTCAGATCGGCTGATCTGCATGTAATTATTGTTTCAAGATATAATCTCTAGCACagcaagacatttttttattatacagtataagcAGCAGATAATGTCAGTGTCTGTAGGATGTCCTTTCACTAACTATAATAAGCCTTGACTGCCAGAGGTCAGCTCATCGGGGATAAATTGAAGGCTGACAGCTACAGAAAAGCAGAACTGAACTGGCTGACATGTAGACAAGGCGGTGATGTGAAAATCCTTAGAAGTGATGTTTTGAGCTGAACTTTCTGACAGCACCAAAGTTGGATTTACACcttctggggttttttctttaaacaaacagaaactgaaATCATTCCTTCATTCCAAAAGTTCTTTGAATCCACCaattttttttggggtgttgtttgtttgatgcTGTTTCAGGTATGAGAGTCGTCTTCTTTTCGGCATTCTGACTAATAGTTTATCTCAAATACATTGTTCCATAGTTGTACgtcatatatttttttcaatgacatttaaaaaacaaaattttttggttggttaTTACATAGTCCTGTCTGATATTCAAAACCgaaggatgattttttttttttgatttttgcaaaaacactttaatctcattcaaacattttgcagttttacattagatgaaagcatttaagtgcctcagaagatcttttccaaacaaacttcaatcacatttaacatttagaacatttagaacatttacaacattttacaatttttcattagatgaaatttcaaaaacactaaacactcaaaaacattaaacaccgaTGGAAAAATAGTCATTACATACATTTGAAAATTTGTACTGAAAatttatgaatgaaattaaatcatCTGTCAGAAATATTTCCAATTGTACATCCTTTCgttcatttcagaaaaaatatttgttgaggGGGATTATAATAAAAAGTCTTTTCTGTCAATGCAATCCATAATCATTCAAACGTTAGAATATGTACCGTTCcactttaaatctttatttttagtgtAATCTATGTTTAAGGAgcaatcagaataaaaatgtaattgcattaatttaatGTATATAACATTACTCACCTTATGTAGCCAAACTTGATAGATCTTAAGCTCCTGAATAATTTGCCGTTCATTTGTTTCTCCAATCATTTTAATTATGAACACCAGAGGGCGCTACTACTTCATGAACGTGAAGGTGAACTGAGGTtgcaatgaaaataataattcactATACAGTTCTCTTCATTTTCGAGCTGGTGCCacttataaagaaagaaaatggcaCAAACtgtcataaataataatttggtCAAATAGTCAAAGATTactgtacaaataaaatattgtaattcTTTACTAGAATTGAGTTTATTGCTCAAGTATCCCTCGGTGTATCCCGATCTGACTTTTTGGAGCGGACCAGTTTCATCATTTGAAAAATGTCCAATGGAAAATATAAGTACTTGCCCAAggatatttctctctctctctctctctctctctctctctctctctctctctctctctctctctctctctctctctctctctctctctctctctctctctctctctctctctctctctctctctctctctctctccttccttgtgtgtgtgtgtgtgtgtgtgtgtgtgtgtgtgcatgtgtgtatgtggctTTGTGAGTAATCTGTCAGAAATATCACCATGTTAACAGGCCACTGGTGCTCTTGAGAAGACTGACACACGtagtatttaattatttaattcataaaattaaaaagtagaaTTCTATAAATGTCATGCAACTGCTGATGGCCATAAAATGTCATTGTTCTTTAAATTGTTAGGAATGTGCAGCGGTTAAGCTACACAATCCTTCTTTTATAACTGTTGAATTGGATTCACTCACTAAAAATAAGTGTTAACTATTGGTACAGTCGTAAATGCTTATGATTAACATAGCACTTAATATTAGACATAATTGTAGTCGCTGGGACTGATAAACGGAACTGTGAATAAAGATTCATGTTATTTTAAAGGAAATCCAGGCTTGAATTCTGATACATTTCCAAAAGTTTTCAGTAAAaggattaaaagaaaaaagaattacaAGTGTGATCAACAGTGACTTGAGAGTCTTCACCTTTTAACCTCATGAGATGGAATGACAACCACGCACAAATGTTGCTCTTAAGTGCCCTTGACCTATACTGGCTGTGAAACATGAGTCAACATAAGGAGAGCTCATATCAGATTCTGCaagaataattttaaattagatCAATGTGTTTACCTACTCTCAAGAGATATGTGTTTAAAGttataacacaaaaaaagcgATGAGCCACCCCCATCTGCCCTCCCACACATAGACACACCTACCACACCCAATATAATTTATGATGTGCTCAACATCTCATATCAGAGGTCATGTTGAAACACATTCTTGGTATGTAATTTACAACCTAATAACATCAGATTCCTTTTTAACCATAATACATTCAAGTCCATTCATTACAAATGCAATATAAATTCTATTTTCATGCGTTATGTTGTTTGAAACTCACCTTTCCATCTGTAAACATGTCAGTGAACTCCCCACAAACGTAACCATCATAAAAAAGGTGAGCGATAATCACTTTATTCCTCGACCATGGCTGTTTCGCTTTTACTTAACTTGTATATATCAATTCATAAACGTTTTTAAGcaaatttaaacaaatatttttttttttaaatgtgaaccgGATTAactgtaaaattttaaatgtacttacATTTTGGGtgatttttattgctttatgtTGACTTGTTAATTATGTATTTgaatgttattttcattttatagttTTAAAGTAAAGCATGGCCTCATAATAAATATAACACAAAGCATGTTTATGGAGAATTGGTGTCACTGGTCATGTTGCTAAGTGTATAGTGACTATTAAAGGATTTGCATTATTGAttcataattaattatttattcaaataaataatttatattatttatttatgactgAATGTTAAATAGTTTTACAGagtaaaatcattttgaaaatataaaataatcataaaaatcaTGGAAGAAAGGTTCAGTCAATAACTAACCTCCTGTCAGAAGTCAGAACTTTCAAAAAGGAACCGAGGGAAAGTTTTCTGTAATTTACGTTTTGcggccactagatggcgcccCCGGACCGCATCCCGCTGGtcagaatcaactggacttgtaagACTGGCTCTTCAAGCCAGGACTAAAGCCGGGCCTCGTGAGTTAATGTCAACGCGGGACAATTTCTCCCACAACCAAGCAGAAAAACTTGTCCTGCAGATGCTGTTGAAGTGGGATTGCACgaatgtcatgttttatttggttTGACACCCGTTCTGTCTGGAGGGGAACGTGATCAACAGCGTGCACTGAATAACAAGTTAACTGACATTCAACAAGTGGAgatgacaataaaaacatacatttaacGAAAGTGCGAGGAtcaaattgtatttttcttttgggATATTGTTTTAGTCAATACTATTTCATAGTGtgtattgaaaaaaatatttatactgaCAGTGACAGTCGTCGTAAACAAACGGTTGCCATGTGAACATCATTTGTTTATCATACACAATGAgttatattttccttttaatgACAGACCAGTGTCAGTGAGTTCCTGCCTTCTCTCCTCTTGTGTTCGTCCAGCCTTGTCTGTGTCCAAAACGCGTCAACGTGTTATTCTGGGTAATTGTTGTGTTCAGTTCTCACATACTGTTCAATGTTGTCGTTCTTTTGCCTCAAAACGCATGGAGCGGATTAAGTGCCACACATTATGAACAGTAGCTGTCTGATCAGCATGGACGACCCTCATCgttttgcctgtgtgtgtgtgtgtgtgtgtgtgtgtgtgtgtgtgtgtgtgtgtgtgtgtgtgtgtgtgtgtgtgtgtgtgtgtgtgtgtgtgtgtgtgtgtgtgtgtgtgtgcgtgcgtgtgtgtgtgtgtgctgctgttgAATTCGTAGCCGCTTGGGGCCGTCCTATCTTGGTTTGATTATAGACGCATTGTCGCCTTCTGTGCAATAAAACGGAAGATATGCCCATGCAAGGCGCCAGGTGAGCAATAAGACAGACCAATTGAGACAGTTTATGTCGTGTTTACGCTTATCCACCAGCGCCAGGCTCGGTACACATTAACCATACAGTATACAAATAAAGATAGGGGCTGATCAGCTGCAGCTACAACAGAGCTTATCACAGGACTGCTCTCAGGTGTCACTTTGACTTAAAGTTCACTTCTTCAGCAACTCCGTCAGTTTGGTCGGACTGACTTCATCGTGTGATCATGTCAAATTTGACAAAAGTCTTTAAGCTCATGTACTTTTTGGAATCAGtgtaaataaaaagcaaatttCCCTGAACAGCTCACCTCAGAAGAAATATTGACTAATTTGTTCCTGTTACTTTACGCCCCActtgtttgatttcattataAATTAACAGCAAATAAATTTCAGAATTCACCATTTTATCCTttccataatttaaaaaacaaaaaactaaactaaaactgaaTTTCCCGGCGTTTAAGACcaatcaagaaaaaataaaaaatcttagCACTCGCCCCCCCGGGCAGAAATCGAACGTGTGACAActggagttgggggggggggggtggggtgggggtcttTATTCTCTGTGAGTTATCAAATTGGACTTTTTGAACGAAACCGAGAAGGATACGTTCACTGAAGTGGAGTAAGAAGGTGAAGACAGCAGTATGGAAATAAATaagtatatgaattaaaataaaataaaataaaataaaataaaataaaataaaataaaataaaataaaataaaataaaataaaataaaataaaataataataataataataaaataaatgaacaaacaaataaataaataaaaaaaccgtAAACATTTCTGTACATTTCTTACGAGATCAGATCATTCATTCTTGAGATCTTTCTACTTTGCGACACTAACAATTTGTGTAGTCTCAATTATAAacgaaaacacacaaacacacaaaaaaaatagaaaatatcatttcaatattttattgaaattttcAACAACACGATGTCGATGTTGTAAACCAGACATAACTCCAATACAACATAACCCATTGACAACTTAAAAAACACGAAAGAAACCTTCATATTTTCGATTATGCGCACTTTTACCACCAGGTTTGCAAAGTATtagaataacagaaaaatagtCTACTTTTGTCACACTTAAACGAtacttcttttcctcttctccaactctttttttttttttttcaagccatTGGTGCAGTGCGTTGTCGCTTTTTCATTCGTTTTTAAACAGTAGCACTTCACACACGGGACcacaaatgaaaatacaatgGCACATGAGTGTGAATATCTAGCTCGGTGGATCTTTGGGAACGAATTATGTCCATATTTTAAAAAGGGGTATAAATGCAAATGGCAACGAAAGGATAATAACCCACAAACTATCTTTACAAAGGTATATCGACAATAAATTAAGAACAGATCCCTAGAAACAAGCTACTCCGTTGTATTTACACGCAATAACAATAtgaaataattacataaatatttttttataattttatgtaCACATTTAATCAATACtacctttcatttttttgtaatatttctgcTTCCCTTTGCCTGTTGGACATTTGGGGTAAATTCTGCATGCTTGTTCCATATTAGTGTTCCGGAGCACCACTCATGTTAATAACAGACCTATTCTGACgtcaaaaaaaaatgcatgtaatCAAATcagaatgggaaaaaaataagtaaagaaACAATTTTGATTGAGCAAAtggtattttttaaacttttcatttcattcgGTGACGTGTTAAATTAACATTCGCTTTGGGGGGATTTTAAGAAACATGCAACATTTGACCAATCACTCAATTAACGGTGTACCTCCAACAGAATACAGCAGTCTTTATCAGGTAGGTTAAATGGGAGTGAATTCGAATGAATCAAATCAATTCAGAGtgcatattaaaatacatttatcttCGTGTACAATAAAGTTAGGAGAGGACACAGCAGCAACTTCTAATTCTGTAAGTCACACCCATGCCAACTTTTCAGTTTCAATACTTGTACGGTATTCAAATGACAGGAGAAAGgtgttgtttaatttaaagaaacagaaaaaaaaatagacatatCAGATGTGTATTAACCAAAGTGCATTTCAGAAACTAAAACGTCCAAaagttcatgtttttatctccttttttttttttttttaaacctgcacGAACCTTCGGAAGTGTCCTTCTGTCTTTATCAACACTTTTCATGACAACAACGAAACAAGTAGCAGGTTTtgtgttctaaaaaaaaataaaaaaagaacaaacaaataaacaaacgcacaaaagaaaaaaacaaaacaagacaaactcCTAGGGGGACCCGCTCCCTGTCCTGTCCTGACTTGATTCCAGTCCACTGACGAGGCGCTGGATGCTCTGCAGCTCGTTGGCAGCGTCTTTCTCcgtgcatgtttttggggaCATGGAAACAGAGCCGGAGGATATGGTGGAGGAGTGACTGGTCACTTCCGATGTGGTATCCATGGTTACGACAGACACGGGGCTGCTGTCCCCTTTGAGTTCGTTCCCGCTGCCGGTCATCGAGGGCATGGTGAGCAGGGTGCTGTCCGGTGCCGTCATGGGGAGGGAGTAAGGGCTGTACCTGAGTCGAGGGCGCACCGCGTTCAGGAAGGGGTGCCGGTGCACCGaagaggaggcggcggcggaggaggctgccgccgccgccgccatgtACGTGTACGGATATGGGAACAAACTGCCGAACGGAGACATAGCAAGGCCctgtggagaaatggataatgTCAGGCACAAGGCTATTGCAGACAGCGCGTATATAGAGTATCATTCACAGCGCAAATCAAAAGGGAGAAAGTAAAGTATTTAATCTGAGTGctgcttttctgtgtttttggcAAACGCTGTGGAACAAGCGCGTAAAAATAAGGGATTAAAGTGACCCGCTTCAGGGTGTTTAGTAATCCTGACACTTGACTTTTGGGATCACAGAAACTGGAAGAATAACGTAAATTAGACTAACAAACAATCTGTGTGCTTCCAGAGCCTCCAATTGTATTTCAACACCGCTTTGGTTCTGATGCAGGTTGAAAGCAAATAAAGGAATCCCTCCTCCccaaaacaccaaaacaaacaaacaaaaaaaacatacaaaaaataacaatgtcGTCAAGAGAAAGTTGATTAAAACGCGTTCTAATATCTAATCGCAACGAAATGAGATTATCTAACTTCATTTGCGTATATAAATGAGATTATCTAActttatttgaatatatttggcattaaaataaatgaaaaggtcAGTTTGAACACTTGCGGTTTAAAGCATACACACAGGAAAATGATAGTCAAAGTATTCAAATCTATTTCTAATGGTCTGGCAAATTAACCGTGGGCTGTGGACCTCTGAGGCCACAATACCCTCTCGCGTAACGCTGCGTAACGCGCAACGCGTCCCACCCGAGGATGACGTAGGCACAAGAAATCAGGTTTTACCTGTGACGCCAAGACATGTTGCTGCAGATGGAAGGGCAGGCCTGGCGCTCCCGTTAAGCTTTGCGCTGGTGATGCCATGCTACTCGTGTCCATAGTGCTCACCCCTCCCGTAGACACAGCGGCCAATAGCGGCCCCATGCCCGCAGCCATGTTTGAGAATGTACCCCCGACGTTGAACTGACTGGGGTGCAGGAGAAACGGATGCGCGCTCCCAAGGTGATTGAAAAACTGTTGTCCTGTTAGGCCTGTTGGGAAACCAAAATTGTGCAAGTGGCCGTGGCCTATGTGGGGGCTGTCAGTCTGAACAGTCAGTGGCATGAAACTGTCTTTGCTTATCGGCCTGCACTCGTCCGTTTTGGGCTGGTCCAGGTTGGGACTCTTGAGATCTTCTCCGGAGCGGGTCGTGCTGGAGATGGCGGTGATGGGACTCTGTCGGGAGTCCGCCTGGCTCCTCTCCGTCCTGGGACAGCTGTCGCGGTTCCTGCTGATAGTGTCACTGTTACTGAACGAGTGGCCCTTGGCTGGGCTCGCCTCGTGATGATCCTTCCCGTCCTCCGTGGTCGTGGAAATCTTGCTAGAGTCCGGCCCATCTTTGATGTGTCCATCTTTGCTCTCGTCGTCGCTGTCCTCGTCGCTGTCGCAATAATCTGTCAAAGCAGGAGGAGCGAGATGTCAAGTTGGGTTTCTTCTTACTGATGAATCATAGAAATAATCACTCGCATCACCAGACAGTGTGGCGGCAATTGTAACTGAAATTTACCTGCGTGACACCTGTGTGGAATCAGCAGTCGTGACACGACCAAATGTTCAAGTACATTTATGTCCGGTGATCTAATGTAATGTTAAGACAGACGGCAAACGCTGACCTGTTTGTAATTAATtcctttattattaatttttatttctatctgGACTCATAATCGCCTCATCGACTTGTCAACATGATGTTTTACAATTAATCACATTAATATAGAAGACTGatcattccccccccccattcaggTTCAGGCTCATTAACTGTAACCACTTCACATCCATAAAGTTTAGGTTGCACAggttgttaaaaatattttttatggctTTGACTCGTGATCGGAGCTGTGACTGACTGTGGGGTCTGTCGGCCTACCTTTTAGGTGTGGGGGCCCCATGGTAGACACGGCAGGAGACGAGGCCTGGCCGAAACACTTAAAGGAAGCCTGCTCTCCAGAGGAGTCGTCTGAAGCCCCGTTCTCCTTTTTCTGCTGCTCCTCGTATGAACGCATGGATTGCAGAGCCAGCTGTTTCCTGTTCACACAGGTACCCAGGTTATTAGAGGTAGTGGTCACAACTCTAAGGGCAGAAACAGTAGCCTATCAGCACCACGTGGTGTATGGAGTTCTGACAGACTGGACACCACAGGCGATGAAGCGCTCCAACATCTCAAGTGAGAAGAGACGCGAGAAATCGACCGTTCAGATCATTTCAAATTTGAGATATTCaaagcaagaacaaaaacattctaCGTTTTGGGATAAattcataattaaataataatatttaacaaGTAAAACGCTTTTAATATAAAATCAGATAAACATTTATTCACCCCAAAGTGTGGAGATTTCaaattgtctgaaaatgattcaATAAAAGGTGGCCTTTAAGATTAATTCAGATTGTTACAACGATCTATGGCGTGTCAGGCTCCCCGCAGGTTAACGGGTACgtttgtgacatttttacagTCCCCTTTCAGCCCCCAACCCTCacacccaccaccaccgcccTTCATGTCTTACCTTTTTTCTCGTCGACCATTGCCCGTGTCACGGAACCCTTTGGCAAACGGATTGTGGTCGATTTTCAGCTGGGTGATCTGAAATCATTAAGATAACGTGTAAATTGTTTCCCTTTAAATGCAGTTGCGATGCATCTTGTATAGTCAAAGCAGCAAACGCCTGGGCTCATTCCTCCAAGTCCACCCGtgaacccccacccacccacggTGAGGACCACAGCCGCGCGCAAAGAGCGCAGGAGGCCTGACGCTGACGCGTTTTCCAAAATATGCCTTTTTGTAAAGTACATTCTGCAA encodes:
- the tbx3a gene encoding T-box transcription factor TBX3a isoform X4, giving the protein MNFLMRDPVIQGSSMAYHPFIPHRGPEFAMSAMLGHQPPFFPALALPHSGSLSLPGALGKPIMDQLMGAAETGLHFSSLGHQAAAAHLRPLKTLEPEEEVEDDPKVHLEAKELWELFHKRGTEMVITKSGRRMFPPFKVRCTGLDKKAKYILLMDIVAADDCRYKFHNSRWMVAGKADPEMPKRMYIHPDSPATGEQWMSKVVNFHKLKLTNNISDKHGFTILNSMHKYQPRFHIVRANDILKLPYSTFRTYVFPETDFIAVTAYQNDKITQLKIDHNPFAKGFRDTGNGRREKRKQLALQSMRSYEEQQKKENGASDDSSGEQASFKCFGQASSPAVSTMGPPHLKDYCDSDEDSDDESKDGHIKDGPDSSKISTTTEDGKDHHEASPAKGHSFSNSDTISRNRDSCPRTERSQADSRQSPITAISSTTRSGEDLKSPNLDQPKTDECRPISKDSFMPLTVQTDSPHIGHGHLHNFGFPTGLTGQQFFNHLGSAHPFLLHPSQFNVGGTFSNMAAGMGPLLAAVSTGGVSTMDTSSMASPAQSLTGAPGLPFHLQQHVLASQGLAMSPFGSLFPYPYTYMAAAAAASSAAASSSVHRHPFLNAVRPRLRYSPYSLPMTAPDSTLLTMPSMTGSGNELKGDSSPVSVVTMDTTSEVTSHSSTISSGSVSMSPKTCTEKDAANELQSIQRLVSGLESSQDRTGSGSP
- the tbx3a gene encoding T-box transcription factor TBX3a isoform X1; translated protein: MNFLMRDPVIQGSSMAYHPFIPHRGPEFAMSAMLGHQPPFFPALALPHSGSLSLPGALGKPIMDQLMGAAETGLHFSSLGHQAAAAHLRPLKTLEPEEEVEDDPKVHLEAKELWELFHKRGTEMVITKSGRRMFPPFKVRCTGLDKKAKYILLMDIVAADDCRYKFHNSRWMVAGKADPEMPKRMYIHPDSPATGEQWMSKVVNFHKLKLTNNISDKHGFVSSTNTILNSMHKYQPRFHIVRANDILKLPYSTFRTYVFPETDFIAVTAYQNDKITQLKIDHNPFAKGFRDTGNGRREKRVVTTTSNNLGTCVNRKQLALQSMRSYEEQQKKENGASDDSSGEQASFKCFGQASSPAVSTMGPPHLKDYCDSDEDSDDESKDGHIKDGPDSSKISTTTEDGKDHHEASPAKGHSFSNSDTISRNRDSCPRTERSQADSRQSPITAISSTTRSGEDLKSPNLDQPKTDECRPISKDSFMPLTVQTDSPHIGHGHLHNFGFPTGLTGQQFFNHLGSAHPFLLHPSQFNVGGTFSNMAAGMGPLLAAVSTGGVSTMDTSSMASPAQSLTGAPGLPFHLQQHVLASQGLAMSPFGSLFPYPYTYMAAAAAASSAAASSSVHRHPFLNAVRPRLRYSPYSLPMTAPDSTLLTMPSMTGSGNELKGDSSPVSVVTMDTTSEVTSHSSTISSGSVSMSPKTCTEKDAANELQSIQRLVSGLESSQDRTGSGSP
- the tbx3a gene encoding T-box transcription factor TBX3a isoform X3, translated to MNFLMRDPVIQGSSMAYHPFIPHRGPEFAMSAMLGHQPPFFPALALPHSGSLSLPGALGKPIMDQLMGAAETGLHFSSLGHQAAAAHLRPLKTLEPEEEVEDDPKVHLEAKELWELFHKRGTEMVITKSGRRMFPPFKVRCTGLDKKAKYILLMDIVAADDCRYKFHNSRWMVAGKADPEMPKRMYIHPDSPATGEQWMSKVVNFHKLKLTNNISDKHGFVSSTNTILNSMHKYQPRFHIVRANDILKLPYSTFRTYVFPETDFIAVTAYQNDKITQLKIDHNPFAKGFRDTGNGRREKRKQLALQSMRSYEEQQKKENGASDDSSGEQASFKCFGQASSPAVSTMGPPHLKDYCDSDEDSDDESKDGHIKDGPDSSKISTTTEDGKDHHEASPAKGHSFSNSDTISRNRDSCPRTERSQADSRQSPITAISSTTRSGEDLKSPNLDQPKTDECRPISKDSFMPLTVQTDSPHIGHGHLHNFGFPTGLTGQQFFNHLGSAHPFLLHPSQFNVGGTFSNMAAGMGPLLAAVSTGGVSTMDTSSMASPAQSLTGAPGLPFHLQQHVLASQGLAMSPFGSLFPYPYTYMAAAAAASSAAASSSVHRHPFLNAVRPRLRYSPYSLPMTAPDSTLLTMPSMTGSGNELKGDSSPVSVVTMDTTSEVTSHSSTISSGSVSMSPKTCTEKDAANELQSIQRLVSGLESSQDRTGSGSP
- the tbx3a gene encoding T-box transcription factor TBX3a isoform X2 → MNFLMRDPVIQGSSMAYHPFIPHRGPEFAMSAMLGHQPPFFPALALPHSGSLSLPGALGKPIMDQLMGAAETGLHFSSLGHQAAAAHLRPLKTLEPEEEVEDDPKVHLEAKELWELFHKRGTEMVITKSGRRMFPPFKVRCTGLDKKAKYILLMDIVAADDCRYKFHNSRWMVAGKADPEMPKRMYIHPDSPATGEQWMSKVVNFHKLKLTNNISDKHGFTILNSMHKYQPRFHIVRANDILKLPYSTFRTYVFPETDFIAVTAYQNDKITQLKIDHNPFAKGFRDTGNGRREKRVVTTTSNNLGTCVNRKQLALQSMRSYEEQQKKENGASDDSSGEQASFKCFGQASSPAVSTMGPPHLKDYCDSDEDSDDESKDGHIKDGPDSSKISTTTEDGKDHHEASPAKGHSFSNSDTISRNRDSCPRTERSQADSRQSPITAISSTTRSGEDLKSPNLDQPKTDECRPISKDSFMPLTVQTDSPHIGHGHLHNFGFPTGLTGQQFFNHLGSAHPFLLHPSQFNVGGTFSNMAAGMGPLLAAVSTGGVSTMDTSSMASPAQSLTGAPGLPFHLQQHVLASQGLAMSPFGSLFPYPYTYMAAAAAASSAAASSSVHRHPFLNAVRPRLRYSPYSLPMTAPDSTLLTMPSMTGSGNELKGDSSPVSVVTMDTTSEVTSHSSTISSGSVSMSPKTCTEKDAANELQSIQRLVSGLESSQDRTGSGSP